A single window of Nicotiana sylvestris chromosome 3, ASM39365v2, whole genome shotgun sequence DNA harbors:
- the LOC138887337 gene encoding uncharacterized protein gives MGASHRGEDVLESLLNGVNKGIDLNAPNALEEAERLQQQSKKMYNHAFSRLQDELSCCMKEIENLNSELKKSKASSAQKGEELSGLRANLEGIGQKDALVGQLQKEVAAKNVELLELRRQNEAMTLDRDLLRTKLTSIRGLLRNAQEEVVSLSVAKEISQKAKQKLTRTIAYARAKARRQALEEASAKGADLSAEIEEARDLEEESAISATSDEGSRYDP, from the exons ATGGGGGCTTCCCATAGAGGGGAAGATGTGCTCGAAAGCCTTCTCAACGGTGTCAACAAAGGCATTGACCTCAATGCTCCTAATGCTCTCGAGGAGGCGGAAAGGCTTCAACAACAA TCTAAGAAAATGTACAATCATGCTTTTTCAAGGCTTCAAGACGAGCTTTCGTGCTGTATGAAGGAGATCGAGAATCTCAACTCGGAGCTAAAGAAGTCAAAGGCCTCCTCTGCCCAAAAGGGGGAGGAGTTGAGCGGGCTTCGGGCGAATTTGGAGGGA aTCGGGCAAAAGGATGCCCTCGTGGGGCAACTTCAGAAAGAGGTTGCTGCCAAGAATGTGGAGCTCCTCGAGCTGAGGAGGCAAAATGAGGCCATGACCTTAGATAGAGACCTATTGCGGACGAAGTTGACATCGATTCGGGGTCTTCTTCGAAATGCTCAGGAAGAGGTTGTTTCACTATCTGTGGCCAA AGAGATATCACAGAAGGCCAAGCAGAAGCTGACTCGGACCATCGCTTACGCTCGTGCAAAGGCAAGGAGGCAAGCTCTCGAGGAAGCTAGCGCTAAAGGTGCTGATCTCTCAGCTGAGATTGAGGAAGCCCGAGACTTGGAGGAAGAATCAGCGATATCGGCCACTTCGGATGAGGGTTCCAGATATGATCCATAG